The following coding sequences lie in one Mesorhizobium sp. NZP2298 genomic window:
- a CDS encoding nitroreductase — protein sequence MLEKKARIAGDAEIVDEAIMSRRSVRAFLPDMIDDDTIRDILAVAARAPSGTNMQPWRVYVTKGETKQQISDAILNSGIRAEKADWDEYRYYPTQFFEPYLTRRRANGFGLYGALGIGRREVDKMRAQHDRNFVFFDAPVGMIFTIDRRLNQGSWIDYGMFLQNIMVAARGRGLHTCPQAAFAPYHRQIRPVLNIPDEEIVVCGMALGYEDTSKPENAFRTDRVPLEEWVTFSE from the coding sequence ATGCTGGAAAAGAAGGCTCGAATCGCGGGTGATGCCGAGATCGTCGACGAGGCGATCATGTCGCGCCGTTCTGTGCGCGCATTCCTGCCCGACATGATCGACGACGACACCATCCGGGACATTCTGGCGGTCGCGGCGCGCGCGCCGTCCGGCACCAACATGCAGCCGTGGCGGGTCTACGTCACCAAGGGCGAGACCAAGCAACAGATCTCCGATGCCATCCTGAATTCCGGTATCCGAGCCGAAAAGGCCGACTGGGACGAGTATCGCTACTATCCCACCCAGTTCTTCGAGCCGTATCTTACCCGCCGCCGGGCGAACGGTTTCGGCCTCTACGGTGCGCTCGGGATCGGCCGCCGGGAGGTGGACAAGATGCGCGCCCAGCATGACCGCAACTTCGTTTTCTTCGACGCTCCGGTAGGCATGATCTTCACCATCGATCGCCGGCTCAACCAGGGCTCGTGGATCGACTACGGCATGTTCCTGCAGAACATCATGGTCGCGGCGCGGGGCAGGGGCCTGCACACGTGCCCGCAAGCCGCATTCGCGCCCTATCACAGGCAGATCCGCCCGGTGCTCAACATTCCCGACGAGGAGATCGTCGTCTGCGGCATGGCGCTTGGCTATGAAGACACGTCCAAGCCCGAAAACGCCTTTCGTACCGACCGTGTGCCGCTGGAAGAGTGGGTGACGTTCAGCGAGTAG
- a CDS encoding GcvT family protein codes for MAGLPSTARVVIIGGGVVGTSSLYHLAKAGWTDCVLLEKNELTSGSTWHAAGNVPTFSSSWSLMNMQRYSTELYRGLADAVDYPMNYHVTGSLRLAHSKERMQEFQRAKGMGRYQGMDIDVVGVDEIKRRYPFIETHDLEGALYDPSDGDIDPAQLTQALAKGSRDMGAKIIRFCPVTGVRREKDEWVVATPQGEIRCEIVVNAAGYRAAEVGRMFGREVPMMVMSHQYILFEEIPELAAWSKEQGKKLPLLRDVDTSYYLRQEKAGMNLGPYERNCRAHWATPGDPMPEDFSFQLFPDDLDRLEHYLADAVARVPILGTAGLSKVINGPIPYAPDGNPLIGPMPGVPNAFEACVFTFGIAQGGGAGKVLAEWVTQGQTEWDMWSCDPRRFTSFAAAPDYCVAKGLEIYGNEYAIQFPRHAWPEGRDRKLSPIHDRIKAFGGRFDAYNGWERATWYAKDGDDISEEATLTFRRDGPWQHRVREECLAVRDAAGILDLPGFSRFNLEGPGAAEWLSLQVTGLVPKPGRIGLVYFADDKGRIVTEMSVVRHDENVMTLITAAVAQWHDFEWLKSRMPKDSPFKLIDRTEEFSTQILAGPNSRKILAEVCDADLTLPWLTHQETKIAGRWAKLVRVSFAGELGWEIHTRVDDTAAIFDAVCAAGQQHGLKPFGMYALDSLRLEKGYRTWKGDLSTDYSILQGGLERFVKWEKPDFRGKAALQNEKQQGVKKRFVTLVVENPGDCDAPYMSTLWHNGQIVGETTSGGWGHRIDQSIALGMLRVDLTEPGTSVEVEIFGDRFKAVVQKDEPLWDPRNERLRA; via the coding sequence ATGGCGGGTTTGCCGAGCACGGCGCGCGTGGTGATCATCGGAGGTGGTGTTGTCGGCACCTCCTCGCTCTATCATCTCGCCAAGGCGGGTTGGACCGACTGCGTGCTTCTGGAGAAGAACGAACTGACCTCGGGCTCCACCTGGCATGCCGCCGGCAATGTGCCGACCTTCTCCTCGTCCTGGTCGCTGATGAACATGCAGCGCTATTCGACCGAGCTTTACCGGGGCCTGGCCGACGCTGTCGACTATCCCATGAACTATCACGTCACCGGTTCTCTGCGTCTCGCCCATTCGAAAGAGCGCATGCAGGAGTTCCAGCGCGCCAAGGGCATGGGCCGCTACCAGGGCATGGACATCGACGTGGTCGGTGTCGACGAGATCAAGCGCCGTTACCCCTTCATCGAGACGCACGATCTGGAAGGCGCGCTCTACGACCCGAGCGACGGCGACATCGACCCGGCGCAGTTGACCCAAGCGTTGGCCAAGGGCTCGCGCGACATGGGCGCCAAGATCATCCGCTTCTGCCCCGTCACCGGCGTGCGCCGCGAGAAGGATGAATGGGTGGTCGCCACGCCGCAAGGCGAGATCCGCTGCGAGATCGTCGTCAATGCCGCCGGCTATCGCGCCGCTGAAGTGGGCCGGATGTTCGGCCGCGAGGTGCCGATGATGGTGATGAGCCACCAATACATCCTGTTCGAGGAAATCCCCGAACTCGCCGCATGGTCGAAGGAACAGGGCAAGAAGCTGCCGCTGCTGCGCGATGTCGACACTTCCTATTATCTGCGTCAGGAAAAGGCCGGCATGAATCTCGGCCCCTATGAGCGCAATTGCCGCGCGCATTGGGCCACCCCTGGCGATCCCATGCCGGAGGATTTTTCCTTCCAGCTCTTCCCCGACGATCTCGACCGGCTGGAACACTATCTGGCCGATGCCGTCGCGCGCGTGCCGATCCTCGGCACAGCCGGCCTGTCCAAGGTTATCAACGGACCTATCCCCTATGCACCGGACGGCAATCCGCTGATCGGGCCGATGCCCGGCGTGCCCAATGCCTTCGAGGCTTGCGTCTTCACCTTCGGCATCGCCCAGGGCGGTGGCGCCGGCAAGGTGCTGGCCGAATGGGTCACGCAAGGCCAGACGGAATGGGACATGTGGTCTTGCGATCCGCGTCGCTTCACCTCTTTCGCCGCCGCACCCGACTACTGCGTCGCCAAGGGCCTGGAAATCTACGGCAATGAATATGCCATCCAGTTCCCGCGCCATGCCTGGCCGGAAGGGCGTGACAGGAAACTGTCGCCGATCCACGACCGCATCAAGGCGTTCGGCGGTCGTTTCGACGCCTATAATGGCTGGGAGCGCGCCACCTGGTACGCGAAGGACGGCGACGACATCTCCGAGGAAGCCACGCTGACCTTCCGTCGCGACGGGCCCTGGCAGCATCGCGTGCGCGAGGAATGCCTGGCGGTGCGCGACGCCGCCGGCATCCTCGACCTGCCGGGTTTCTCACGCTTCAACCTCGAAGGTCCGGGCGCCGCCGAATGGCTGAGCCTGCAGGTCACCGGACTGGTGCCGAAGCCCGGCCGCATCGGCCTCGTCTATTTCGCCGACGACAAGGGCCGCATCGTCACAGAAATGTCCGTCGTGCGCCACGACGAGAATGTGATGACGCTGATCACCGCCGCGGTCGCGCAATGGCATGATTTCGAGTGGTTGAAATCGCGCATGCCCAAGGACTCGCCATTCAAGCTGATCGACCGGACCGAGGAATTCTCCACTCAAATCCTGGCCGGCCCCAATTCGCGAAAAATCCTCGCCGAAGTCTGCGACGCCGACCTTACGCTGCCGTGGCTGACGCATCAGGAAACGAAGATCGCCGGCCGCTGGGCCAAGCTCGTGCGTGTTTCCTTCGCCGGCGAACTCGGCTGGGAAATCCACACCAGGGTCGACGACACAGCCGCCATCTTCGATGCCGTTTGTGCGGCAGGACAACAGCATGGCCTGAAGCCGTTCGGCATGTATGCGCTGGATTCACTGCGGCTCGAAAAGGGCTACCGCACCTGGAAAGGCGATCTCTCGACCGACTATTCCATCCTGCAGGGCGGGCTTGAGCGCTTCGTCAAATGGGAAAAGCCCGACTTCCGTGGCAAAGCCGCGCTGCAGAACGAGAAGCAGCAAGGCGTGAAGAAGCGCTTCGTCACACTGGTCGTTGAAAACCCCGGCGATTGCGACGCACCCTACATGTCGACGCTGTGGCATAACGGCCAGATCGTCGGCGAGACCACGTCAGGCGGCTGGGGCCATCGCATCGACCAGTCGATCGCGCTCGGCATGTTGCGCGTCGATTTGACCGAACCCGGCACATCAGTCGAGGTCGAAATCTTTGGCGACCGCTTCAAGGCGGTGGTGCAGAAGGACGAGCCGCTCTGGGATCCCAGGAACGAGAGGCTGCGCGCATGA
- a CDS encoding homocysteine S-methyltransferase family protein encodes MKKVILTDGGMGQELVRRSKSEPTPLWSARVLIDEPDLVRDLHAEFIRAGARVITINTYSATPERLAREGAEDLFKPLQKRGIELARQARDEAGDTAIAGCLSPLFGSYAPALTISYQETLDIYRRIVAEQADGVDLFLCETMASADEARAAVTAAAESGKPIWVSWTLADHGAPRLRSGETITAAASALDGLPIAARLLNCCRPEAIAAALPELIDLGGPVGAYANGFTSTEALKHGGTVDVLHARHDLGPDAYAEQAIGWVEAGADIVGGCCEVGPPHIAALRDRLQQDGYEISGVLHA; translated from the coding sequence ATGAAGAAAGTCATCCTCACCGACGGTGGCATGGGTCAGGAACTGGTCCGGCGCAGCAAATCCGAGCCGACGCCGCTGTGGTCGGCCAGGGTGCTGATCGATGAACCCGATCTGGTGCGCGACCTGCATGCCGAATTCATCCGCGCCGGCGCCCGCGTCATCACCATCAACACCTATTCGGCGACACCCGAACGCCTGGCGCGCGAGGGTGCCGAGGACCTGTTCAAGCCGCTGCAGAAGCGTGGCATCGAGCTTGCGAGGCAAGCCCGCGACGAGGCCGGCGACACAGCGATCGCCGGCTGCCTGTCGCCGCTTTTCGGCAGCTACGCACCGGCGCTGACCATTTCCTACCAGGAGACGCTCGACATCTACCGCCGCATCGTTGCCGAGCAGGCGGATGGCGTCGATCTCTTCCTCTGCGAGACCATGGCCTCGGCCGATGAGGCGCGCGCGGCCGTCACCGCGGCCGCTGAGAGCGGCAAGCCGATCTGGGTGTCGTGGACGCTCGCCGATCACGGCGCGCCGCGGCTGCGCAGCGGCGAAACAATCACCGCCGCGGCCAGCGCGCTTGATGGCTTGCCGATAGCGGCGCGGCTGCTCAATTGCTGCCGGCCGGAAGCGATCGCCGCCGCCTTGCCTGAACTGATCGATCTTGGCGGCCCGGTCGGCGCCTATGCCAATGGCTTCACCTCCACGGAGGCGCTCAAGCACGGCGGCACCGTCGATGTGCTGCATGCCCGCCACGACCTCGGCCCGGACGCCTATGCCGAGCAGGCGATCGGCTGGGTGGAGGCAGGTGCTGACATCGTCGGCGGCTGCTGCGAAGTCGGACCGCCGCACATTGCCGCGCTACGCGACCGTCTGCAGCAGGATGGTTACGAAATTTCGGGAGTTTTGCATGCCTAG
- a CDS encoding helix-turn-helix domain-containing protein produces the protein MPSTTARTLQGPDERVLAGDIRALRRARGLTLAEIALKLGRSVGWVSQVERGLSTPSLSDLRAFAELFGVPISLFFSHDVPVESERGVVVRAGRRRTLGTSETGLVEELLSPDLGGSFEMVRSIFAAGAEMKTEQLRPTEEAGYIASGIFEIEIAGVWHRLGEGDSFRFEGKPYRWRNPGTEPAVIIWVVSPPVY, from the coding sequence TTGCCCTCCACCACCGCACGAACATTGCAGGGACCCGACGAACGCGTTCTGGCCGGCGATATCAGGGCGCTGCGTCGCGCGCGCGGGCTGACCCTGGCGGAGATCGCGCTGAAACTTGGCCGCTCGGTCGGCTGGGTCAGCCAGGTCGAGCGCGGCCTATCGACGCCGTCGCTGAGCGATCTCAGGGCCTTCGCTGAGCTGTTCGGCGTGCCGATCAGCCTGTTCTTCAGCCACGACGTGCCTGTCGAGAGCGAACGCGGCGTGGTGGTGCGCGCCGGCAGGCGCCGCACGCTTGGCACCAGCGAGACCGGCCTGGTGGAAGAACTCCTATCGCCCGATCTCGGTGGCAGCTTCGAGATGGTGCGCTCGATCTTCGCGGCAGGCGCGGAGATGAAGACCGAGCAACTGCGGCCGACCGAGGAAGCCGGCTATATCGCCTCGGGTATTTTCGAAATCGAGATAGCGGGCGTCTGGCACCGGCTCGGCGAAGGCGATTCCTTCCGCTTCGAAGGCAAGCCCTATCGCTGGCGCAATCCAGGCACCGAGCCCGCGGTGATCATCTGGGTGGTTTCGCCACCCGTATACTAA
- a CDS encoding pyridoxal phosphate-dependent aminotransferase — MPRPSSRISGIVPSGKDGWEVHSAAWARKEAGEDIIMLSVGDHDFDTPSQTIEACVAAVRGSNHHYTPLPGLPRLRQAMAAASSACTGVETTPDQVIATPGGQAALYASVQAVLDQGDHAIVVAPYYATYPNTFSAAGASFTVVETPAEDGFQPHADMIRAALKPNTRAILINTPNNPTGAVYSRERLEQLAEICREHDLWLLSDEVYWTLGGGEHISPRSLPGMAERTLVINSMSKSHGMTGWRMGWLTGPEAMITLLINLNLVTTYGLPAFISVACAEALENHYGVKDIAERYAARRTVLLDAVRGMNDVSVRGSEGGMYVMLDISAVEPDDEKFAFAFLDKEKVGVMPGSSFGEAAAGHIRISLCQPEPVLQEAAARLRRFASTYRREAA; from the coding sequence ATGCCTAGACCATCGTCGCGCATTTCCGGCATTGTCCCGTCGGGCAAGGATGGCTGGGAAGTCCATTCCGCCGCCTGGGCCCGCAAGGAAGCGGGCGAGGACATCATCATGTTGTCGGTCGGCGACCATGATTTCGACACGCCTTCCCAAACGATCGAGGCTTGCGTCGCCGCAGTCCGCGGCAGCAATCACCACTACACGCCGCTGCCCGGCCTGCCGCGCCTGCGCCAGGCGATGGCGGCAGCCTCCAGCGCCTGCACCGGCGTCGAGACGACGCCGGATCAGGTGATTGCCACGCCGGGCGGCCAGGCGGCCCTTTACGCGTCCGTGCAGGCCGTGCTCGACCAGGGCGACCACGCCATCGTCGTTGCTCCCTACTACGCCACCTACCCCAACACGTTCAGCGCCGCCGGTGCCAGTTTCACCGTCGTCGAGACGCCGGCCGAGGATGGTTTCCAGCCGCACGCCGACATGATCCGCGCGGCACTCAAGCCCAACACGCGTGCCATCCTGATCAACACGCCGAACAACCCCACCGGTGCGGTCTATTCGCGAGAGCGGCTCGAACAGCTGGCCGAAATCTGCAGGGAGCACGACCTCTGGCTGCTGTCGGACGAGGTCTACTGGACGCTGGGCGGCGGCGAGCACATCTCGCCGCGCTCATTGCCCGGCATGGCCGAACGCACGCTGGTCATCAATTCCATGTCCAAGAGCCATGGCATGACCGGCTGGCGCATGGGCTGGCTGACCGGTCCTGAAGCGATGATCACACTGCTCATCAATCTCAATCTGGTGACGACCTACGGCCTCCCGGCCTTCATTTCGGTCGCTTGCGCCGAGGCGCTGGAGAACCATTACGGCGTAAAAGACATCGCCGAGCGCTACGCGGCGCGCCGTACCGTCCTCCTCGATGCCGTGCGCGGCATGAACGACGTCAGCGTGCGCGGCTCCGAAGGCGGCATGTATGTCATGCTCGACATATCCGCGGTCGAACCTGACGACGAGAAATTCGCCTTCGCCTTCCTCGACAAGGAGAAGGTCGGCGTGATGCCGGGGTCCAGCTTCGGCGAAGCCGCTGCCGGCCACATCCGCATCAGCCTCTGCCAGCCGGAGCCCGTGCTGCAAGAAGCAGCGGCCCGGCTACGCCGTTTTGCTTCCACTTATCGCCGCGAGGCCGCATGA